The nucleotide sequence ggttcggccacaagaagaaccacctccaaggaagaagaactttatcaccaccaatactccaagggatcttcaagatgaggcttcctcctcttcttcttctccttcctaggtccggccaccaacaagagctccaagagatgtatggttcggccaccaaaagagaagaaaggagaaaggctagggccggccacaagaagaagaaaagagggagagaaaaatagaatagattcgttagccatgaagcctcctctaccccctcttttataatccttgatcttggcaaataaggaaattttaataaaaacttccttaattcttttgccattgaaaaggaaaatttatttaaaaataatttcctttctcaattttataatggccgaccacaagaaaaaactccaagcaaataaaattttaaacaccaattaaaacttccttatttgcttccgaaattttataaaatttctcaataattttatcccttcatgattggtttataaaaggaaatttaataaattaaaatctttcttttaaacatgtggataaaagaaagttatctctaaaattaaaatctcttttaatctacaaataaggaaagatatcaaatcttttcttaatctcttgtagaaacttataaaagagaatatttaattttaaactttctttaaatcatgaacatgtttaaaaggaaagttttcttaaaatttaaaatcctcctttaatcaacaaataaggaaagatttcaaattttaaactctctttaaacatatagatgatttacaaataaggaaagttttaccaaaattaaaaccatccttttaaactacaaataaggaaagagattaatctcttctcttaatcttttgtagaaagctataaaaggaaattttaattttaaactctctttaaaaacatgatatccacataagaaataattttaataaaatccttttaatattctagtggccggccacctaagcttgggacccaagctttggcgaccacctacatgactcatccacttggtcttggcggcctagcttgggttccaagcttggccggccccattggatgggtaagaaggtgggtatgcggtgggtataaatctctgtatactagaggctacgatagggaccgagaggaggaattggttttggtctcccgataaaattaagcatcccgtgttcgccccgaacacacaacttaattttatcaataataattcattccactagagaactattattgaactaccgcaccaatcccaaattacattttgggctccttcttattatgagtgtgttagtctccctgtgtttaagataacaaatgtccactaattaagtaagttactgacaactcacttaattaatatctagctccaagagtagtaccactcaacttcatcgtcatgtcggactaagtccacctgcagggtttaacatgacaatccttatgagctcctcttggggacattctcaacctagattactaggacacagtttccttctataatcaacaacacacactataagtaatatcatttcccaatttatcgggcttattgattcatcgaactaaatctcacccattgataaattaaagaaataaatatcaaatatatgtgcttgttattatattaggattaagagcacacacttccataataactgaggtctttgttcctttataaagtcagtataaaaagaacgacctcaaatggtcctactcaatacactctaagtgtactagtgtaattatatagttaagatatactaatacctaattacactacgaccttccaatggtttgttcctttccatcttggtcgtgagctactgtttataatttataaggaaccaataacatgatcttctgtgtgtgacaccacacaccatgttatctacaatataaattaattgagtaactacatttatcataaatgtagacttttgaccaatgtgattcttatttctagataaatatttataccaaaagctaggcttttagtatacactctaacaagagcctgatgtattttcattaccatgtagtgggaaggtatcttggtttgataatcaccataattttttaccagttgatcacccttttaggtgaaataagaaaatttttctaaagaatgttgtaaTCAGAAAACCTCCCTCAACAGTTaatgcttcaggtgaagaaatcactgaacaaatagatagttatgaaTTTCTCCCAATATTtcagcctaattctgatgagGTAAATAAATATCTTGTTAAGATGTGCATGTGTGGTTAGAAGAAAAAGAGCATTTTCTGGGAGTtaccttattggaagtatctacttattcgacataatatagatgtgatgcatattgagaaaaatttctttgataatatcttcaacactgtgatgaatgtacctggaagaactaaggacactgcaaactcacgtgaggaattaaaagaactagtcaatagaccaaagttgcatcagaatgaaacaaccaataagttttcaaaaacttgttatacattggacaaagatggtaaacaagctttatgtagttggttaaaagaaatcaaattcccagatggatatgcttcgaatatggctcgatgcgttgatatgaacaagttaaagatgtttggaatgaagagtcatgactgccaCGTGTtaatgcaaagacttattccaatagcttttcatgatttacttcccaataatgtttggcaagcacttacagagttgagtctttttttcaaagatttgacaGCGAGGTATATTATGACGGTCGATATGCTTCGGCTAAAAAttgacattcctctcatactttataagttggagcgcatatttccatctagtttttttgattcaatagaacatctaccagtacatttaccatatgaggcacaAATAGTTGATCCTATGTAGTACAGATGGATGCATCCATTTGAacggtttttgagaaaattaaagaataatgttcgtaataaagcaagagttgaagggtcaatatgtaatgcttatctggttgaggaAACATCTTCcttctgctcttattattttgctgataatgttaaaATCAGACATCGCAAATGCCCTAAAAATTTCGACGATACTCAGAATATagatccatcgatgctttctattttcaaattttctagtaAACTAATGggtgcatctgtttctagatggttaactcaacaagaccatgctgcaagaacatacatactcttaaactgtgatgaggtcaaaccatacataaagtaagttaacttttCTAATCAAACTTTTATTTCGTTGTATTTGTTTGCTTAATATCCTAATTGtcttaaaattaccttctttCACAGCTTGTATGACCAATaattatatctacaaaatccattaatgagtgcaagtgaggttgctgaaaagttaaagatcgaatttgcattatggtttcaaatatatgtaagttagagaaattttcataattcttcattaaattaagtttggTCCTAATTTATATCATCACTATTTTGATAGGtgcaagatgatagaatattgaatcttgcatcaAGAGTCCATCGCCAAATAATGGTTTATtttggttactatgttaatggtctcaaattccatgtgaTACAATAAGATTCACAAatattaacttataattctggtgcttgcgttaaaggatctatcgacaccaataacactgagtttgattactatggtagacttgaggaaattatagaggttgaatatcctgtattacctataaaaaggtgtgtgttgttcaaatgttcatggtataatcaagaacaggtatcagaatacatccaaattataatttagttgagcttaatgcaaatagaaggttcaataagtttgaatctttcatttttgcaatacaagtggatcaagttttttatcttgaatgtcctacgaagagaagaagagctagtgaatggttgtctgtttgtcgaatgaAGCCTCGTTCGACCATAGAAATGCGGAACACCATtactgctcaaaatcatgatgtattcagaatgacgaagtagagagacatccagttgattcacaactccaatttacatcacaattacttgtagatgttaatgtcactaacgaggagatagatgatggagagatatcCGACAGTGAGGATTTTGctgaactaacagagtctagtgacgacgacttacaaactgttaatgttgagtagaaatgcttccagagtctagcattgattaaattttaacattattattcatcaagtaagttatgaTTCAATcatgttttgtttcttatttatcatgttagtaaactttattatgatgtgttgtaatATTATTTTGTAGATATCATATATTATGGCAGATCATCTAGCACCACTCCGTGGATCTACAGTCCTTAGGAttgttggagagtcgtaagtatttttgtattattagtaattcaagttctttatttataacatatatcttatgtcttaatattgTTTATATGTATGTTTACTCTTGATGGTCATCGAGTATCGACATATATTACCAAGaaatttaaagaaagagtctGCATTTCTGGTACTACATAGAGACATGTAGACAGTGAGACTAAggatttttattataaataatttgtggtaagtaaattgaatatgtacaatatatttatgttggggttgcaaggttgcaaacatagtcccatattggaaatacatgggaaagatcatgggtttataagagaaaagatatctccattgacatgaggccttttgggtagagcccaagagcaaaaccatgagaacttaggcccaaagtggacaatatcatgtaattgtggagatatctaaattcttttcgatcctacaatttatcctttaatatactaaatttttaattgtagaaaaaatatatGTGGGAGGATGGGCACAAGGTAGAATTTATAGTGAATTGGAATATTTATTGTGTCAAGTTATACAAAGACATATTATATTatgtgagaaaggatggcacaAGGCCAGCTTATGTATCCAACGAGATCTAGGGTGCATGGACGGTCACTTGGTCTGCACAAAGATGGCAGACAAACACTCAAAAAGCTTAAGAAAATAAGACTACAGAGTCAGGTGGCCTGAGTATCGGATCCGCTCGGCATACATTAGGATCTcgatccattgttgagcacgctatgAATCTGGTGAgtgtaatttaaagttatataaatcaaatttttatttattaacaaacTTGCATAATTTTGGTCAAACTTATTTTTGCATGCAGGAgtgttctttagaaagacaacccacttgcctGAAGATCTTTCTTAAGACTCAccagagaaaggatgacacatatgTTGATGCTCGATCTAAGAATATTGggatttgaattattaactttattatatttaatctttaataatgattaattagctttagtaattgtgtataagatataaattatatatttttctacacaggaggaaatTACAAGTAGGGTTGCTCAAACATCTCAaccaccagtagagggaggggacTCATAGGATCTATCCATCTAGCAAACAAATggaatttattatgatgttgtgggtggaaggacaaagaactcctccctctacgaCCTTGGCTCCCAGACCAAGGTGGTATTTGAttgcttgaggactcctaggagTCGTGtcagttcttcttcttctgaggtggagtcattaagaaaagaaaatcaagaattgaagactCAAATGACTACGATGGATCAGAGGTGGGAGGAGAGGTGGGCTACTCAGGAGCAGACATTGGCCCAGATGTGAGTAGTCATTGCTAAATGGGACCAATCACAGCAGCCCCAGTCACAATAGCCCCAGTCAAAGGAGACTCGAGACCCATCAGATCCTGCTgatgagtaaatttttctaagataTATTGAACTAcaactttttttttatatttatcatacattaattaagttaaatatatttattctatttggaTATTATTAAATGTTTATCTAAAAATGTATTACATTTTTCAGGAGTTTatattgatacattcaccatcaccactattattggatatccaaaatataatccaagtatttttttacatgtaaaattagttatatatttcAATTTTTTAGTTATATATTATATTTGCATCAATTCATTTTGATCATAATCTCTTGTATTTGATTTTTACAGAATTATATTTAGATATATGTAtaggtgatgtatcatggtaagtattttgaatattttttgaatattttgtatTTGCCTTTCACTTATTTACTTTTGGATACTTATGATTGTGAGTACTTAATACTTGGATAGTTCTACTTGTATTTTGGAGATTTGGGTAATTATGATTATGTTTTTTTATTGTATTTTGGATAGTTTTATGTTGTGAGCTTATTGTATGTTGTGAGTATATTGTATGGATTGTGTTTGTGCTACTATCGTTTGTGATGGTTTGTATTTATATGAAAATTGTATATAGGATATGTGGAAAATAAGAACaggttttttactattttttacaaACGGAATTGAGTTTTCATCAGGAATTGTCGACAGAATACACTATTCCGTCGATAAAATATCGACCAACACATTAACAATTGCGATATATTACCGACAGAACTAATCATTCCGTCggcaatttaccgacggaataaaatTTAGTCGGCAACTTCCGTTACTTGTGGTTCACTCTTTTCGAACGGAAAAAATGTTTGGTAGTTaaattttaccgacggaatatattattccgtcggtaattactgaCTGAATTTTATTTCCATCGGTAAATTACATTGCCCACCAAATTACTCCTAATATCATAAATTCCGTCGATAAACTCAAATACCGACGAAAAATTCAGTTATTATTCACTTCTATATTTATAGtatctttctatatatatatatatatatatatatatacacacacgtcCATGCGtgtgtatataaatataaaatttaacttGTATTTTCTAAAGAAACATGTAATTTGAAATAAATAACTCATATAAAAGTTACATAACACAGACGTATACAAAGATTAATTTAACCACATATTTATAATATTGCTCGTCATACGACTCGATCTGCCCCTACTACCATTCCAATCAACGATCAACCACAAACTATTTTTTTTTGGACTTTTGCTTGCCATACTTCTTTTACGACGATAAGTTAATTATAATCCATGCATTGCCCTCTCATCGCAAATGGCTTTTGTGTGACGGTgaggggaaaaaaaaaacaaccaatGAAACAGTAGCCGTGCCTTGCGTTGCAACCTTTTTGCATTAATAGACACAAATGGCTGTCTTTTCTAAGCTTTTGTTTGTGATTCTTCAGTCGAATCAGACGCTTGCAAGTTACATCAACCCGAGCCTAAGGTCCTTTTCACTGAAAGCAACAAATCTTTATTCAAATAAACAATGCAAGAAGACAAAAAAATTAAGAAgataaaatgtaatattttacTAAAAGATCATCTACATCGTGTTGATCCACCATGTTCCAATAAACCATTGACAGGTCAAGGATGAGACAAAGATGCGGAAGTAGAAAGCTGAAGTTAAGAGAGAAGGTAAACAGATGAAGTTTGAATGATAAAAGAaatagttattttattattattatttttgaaatttggaaGAACATAATCTCTTCGTGATTTTATATCATCCGTACGCCAATTATGATCAGGAGGTGGACCCTTCATCCTATACGGCCACATGGGTTTAGGCCCCACTAATGCGGCAATCAAAAGAATGAAGAGATCTATGAAAAATCCATTGAATTGTGAAAGCCAACTGACCTGGTAGAAACAATTGGCACGGTACAGTCAAATGCATCGAAGACTCCAAGAACATAACAGTGCTGCTGTTGTTGTTGCTTTTGTAGGTTTGACAATTAATAGTACAGGAAATTAGGAAACGACTTGAACACTTTAGATAATCCACCTCTTATTACCTGCCTCACGTGTCTCATTCCAATTGGTACACAATCCAGGAAGCAAGAGACCATTGGCTTCTCCAAAGATCCATAAGACTGCACAAGATTCCTGAGAAAAAGACCTGAAGAGCTGTTGGGGGAATGAACGTGAAAGCACAGGATTAGCCTCGTGTGCGAGGCGCCGAAACAAGCCGATTATTTACAGTCTTTGCTTGTGGCATCAACTAGTATGAGTATCATCTGCAAAGTGGACGAGACAGAATAGAGTTCAGAGAACAGAAATGAAAAAGCAGAGCATAAAGGGAAGGAATCACCATGTCTTATTTACTTTGATTATGAAAACAAACCTTTTCTGGTGGCTTTTGGTTATTTTTTATCAACACAAGGCAAATCTTCCACCGCTCTAACATCTCCGCATTTCACAATTTTATCATGCAGAACCCTACCATGGCAGGGCTCTGTGTGCACCAATTCTAAAGCGGAGCATGCACGGCTCTTAAAGCGAACCTCTTTGTGAGTTCACAGCTTTATGGTGCAAAATCTAAAATGTGCAATGAAAAACTCTGAGAGGCAGTGAAATTTTCTCGGGGGAAATATGCATGTGATGAACTCCAATGTAAAATGAACAGGTTACAAAAAGATTCAAATCAAGAGAATTCCTTGATCACTGAGCTTCCTACAGAAACAAAGTTTCAATGCTCTTCTGAAACACACAATAGGCCAATGAAAGTTCAGCCGACCCAATAAAACCTCAACAACAAGCTTTTTCTTTCTGCTCGAAATCATTTTGAGTTTATGCTTCCACAAGGTTGGCACGTAACCCAGAAACTGACAAATGCTTTACATAATCATCTTCATATCATCATATGGGAACAAAAATCATATTACCAAACCTTCAAGAGCAGTTCATGTGCCATGTGATGAGTATTAATAGAATAATATAATGACAATTGACAACATATTTGAATCATCTGTATTTTTAGTTGTGAAATTAGCAGATAAAACATTCTGCTGAAAGCATAGCCCAGTAAACACGTTAAAAAAACTTAATGATGAATACTACAAACAGAGGTGCCCCAGTAAGTTCTTGAATTCATAGAAACATTGATTGTTCCTTAGTTGGcatataaaagaaaataataacaCATGGTAGTGCCAAAAAAACATGAAAAGGAAGTTCCCCACACGAGTCATAACAGTTCTTAACGGAGACAACTTGATGAAGCAAAATTCTTCAAAATCTTAATAACATGCAGTAACCACGATCGATTAAGAGAAAGTACCAGCAAATGCACCAGCCCTGCAAAAAAGAAGAATCCGAACTTCCAGGCATCTTGTGACCACGTTTTTCATTGACATTTGGCATATCTCAAAGCCGCAAATAGTCAAGTGAATACATCCATAGCTTGCTGCAAATAGTATTATGATGGTATGATAAAATATTCAAATGGACCTCGTGTCAATATTTTCAATAAAGGAATAATACAAAGTCACCACTCCAGCCTCCAGGTACAAAATGTTCATCCATGTCTGAATATTGCAATAAAGTAGTACAAAGTCTCGAACATGAGTCACAACAGGACTAAAAAGAGACAACATgatggagcaaaattcttcaaaatCTTAACAATAACATACACAGTAGCCACACTAGATAAAGTAATTACTACCTGCTTCAAATGCACCAGTGATGCAAAAACGAAGTAAAATTCCAACTTCAAGGCACAAATATCGTATCCACCTTGTGACAATGTTTTTTCATTGACATTTGACATATCTCAAAGCCACAATTAGCCAAGTGATAGGTCTATAGCTTGCTGCAAATAGGGTTATGATGCTATGATAAAATATTCAAATGGACCTTGTGCCGATATTTGCAATAAAGGGCTAATACAAAGTAATCACTCCAGCCTCCCGGTACAAAATCTTCATCCATGTCTAAATGGTTGCAGTAAAATAGTAAAGAGCTAATATTTCGTCCACAAAACACAAACAACCATGACCGTACCTTGGTCCAGTATGTGTTCAATAAAACACGTAGATTTCTAGCATGGAAAGCAGCAGTAGTAATCTGCATTTCAGGGATTGACATAATGCAAACAGGGAGCAATTGAATTGTATTATTCAATCCTGACAAATTCATTGTTAGTACAACTTTTCCCTGTACAGAAGTAATTCCTAGCCAACACCTGCTCAGCTTCAACCTCAACCATTTGATAATTTTTGTACAAACTTGATTTAAAAAATAAGGCCAAAGCCTCTAGTTCAAAGAATGACCATATCTTCTCCATTCTCGATTAAAGAATGGCTGCATGAGGGCTTCTCGTGCCCCTAGACGCTCAGTTGGATCATAACGGAGAAGTCCTTGCAGAAGATCAATCAAATCACCAGCAGAATGATCAACATGCTGCATGACTAGATTCTGCAATACATTATCAGTTATTATTAGAAACCATCGCATCCCAACTTTATGGAATTAAAATATTTGAAGACTCGAACCTTATTCCAAACAGAAATAGGTCCAACAACAACCTACCTGAAGGCGAGGCAATTTCCAAACTGCTCTAATGCTTTCCCTTGACGATGCCCCTTCAGGCCAGTCTAATCGTAATCCTCGACTTTGCTTGAAATATTTCTCAGCATTCCGACTACAATGAAAATGCAAGGAAAATGAAATCCATGAACTTTACTTGAAGTTCAAACTCCAACATGCAACAAAATTTGCATAAAGTAACAAATTCATATACTTACTCAGCTTTAACAACCATGTGCTGTGGAAGTGGTCCTAACACCCTCTCCATCATAGCTAAATGCTCCAAGTTTTCATGAGTTTGAAAAAGTGCCTCCCCCTGATTATTAAGACAAAACACCATGCTTTATCCCACAATTAACATAAacttaaaatcatattttatatatgATTTTCTTATAATTCTATATTAATTAACCACAGCAGAATTCAAATATGCAATCCCAATTATAATACTATTGCGGTGGTTTCACTCTTACCAGACAAGTCATTTCTACCAACCGAAGGCAACTATAATACAATTTGGAAAAGGAGATCAAATGTAATCACACCATCTACTTACAGCAACGATCCAGCACCAAGGGTTCCACAACAATTAGAGTGAGACAGTAGGTAAGAACATATAGATCTGAGCAATGACAGCGAATATTTAGTGGCACTGAAAGTCATATCTTGTTTGAGCTTGGTGTGTTTTATTGTATTAATTTG is from Zingiber officinale cultivar Zhangliang chromosome 7B, Zo_v1.1, whole genome shotgun sequence and encodes:
- the LOC122006760 gene encoding serine/threonine-protein kinase AFC1-like isoform X2, whose amino-acid sequence is MHDLRLIHTDLKPENILLVSPEYIKVPDYKILSRSPKDVLLFKNVPKSSAIKLIDFGSATFEHQDHNYVVSTRHYRAPEVILGLGWNYPCDMWSVGCIIVELCSGEALFQTHENLEHLAMMERVLGPLPQHMVVKADRNAEKYFKQSRGLRLDWPEGASSRESIRAVWKLPRLQNLVMQHVDHSAGDLIDLLQGLLRYDPTERLGAREALMQPFFNREWRRYGHSLN